The genomic interval TGGGCAGACAAGGGCTATTCATGGCAAACCCGCCTGTGGATCGACGATATGTACATGATCACCGTAGTACAAAACGAAGCTTATAAAGTGACCGGCGACCGCAAATACATTGACAGGGCGGCAAAAGAAATGGTCCTCTACCTGGATAGATTGCAGCGCCCGAACGGCCTTTTCTATCATGCCCCTGATGTTCCCTACATCTGGGCAAGAGGTGCCGGCTGGATGGCAGTAGGCATGCCGGACCTGCTTCGCGACCTGCCTGAAGACCACAAAGACCGCCCGCGGATCATGGAAGGTTATCTGGCCATGATGAAAAGCCTGAAGGAATACCAGAGACCAGATGGTATGTGGAACCAGCTGATCGATCAGGCAGATTTCTGGCCTGAAACATCCGGCACGGCAATGTTTACCTATGCGTTTATAACAGGTGTTCAGCAAGGCTGGTTAGATGCCGCAGTTTATGCGCCCGCGGCCCGGAAAGCATGGCTGGCAATGGTTGCCCATATTGATGAACGCAATAATGTAACAGAGGTTTGCATTGGTACCGGTAAAAAGAATGATAAACAATATTACCATGACCGGCCCCGCAATGCGGGTGACCTCCATGGACAAGCCCCTTACCTCTGGTGCGCCGCTGCTCTCCTGGGAAAATAACTGCATACCGTTGGTGGGCCAGGACAAACCCACCAACGGTTACCTTACTTTGGAACGATTCGACAAAAAGTTGAATAAACCAAACAGAAAAAGAATGATTACTTCGCAATAGCATATCAACCATGTAGATCGGAAAAAAGAGATCAGGGATCAACCAAATACGAATAGAAAAAAACAGATAACACTTGCAGGGTTCGCGCTGATGAATATTCCACTTATGAAAGGCCTAAAGTATTATCTCCTGATAGATTGAAGAAAAATTTCACGAATGATGAACCATCAACAGATGGCTCCTGGGGTACTATGACCAAAATCAACCCAATAATAAATTAGCTGATAATTATGGAGCAAAATTATACAAAAACAAACTCTCCTTTGCATAAGAGGTATTTAATGCCTGTGTTATTGTTTTTACTGTTTCCCTTTTATGTCGCTGCACAAAACCAGGTGATAACAGGCCGGGTCACTGACTCCCTGGGAAATGGAATTGCCGGCGTTACAATCGCAGTCAAAGGAACTACCGTGATCGCAAATTCAGATGCATCCGGTAACTTCAGCATCCAGGCAGGCAAAGGAGTTCCGCTGAGAGCCTCGCACGTCAGCTATATCACCAAAGAGGTAGTGCCGGTTGGAAAAACTCTTACCATCATCCTGCAGCAAGCTACGAACGACTTAAACAATGTAGTCGTGATTGGCTATGGTACCATGAAGAAAAAAGATCTTACCGGGGCAATATCTTCCATTCGCCCTAATAAAATTGCAGATGAAAATCCTAAAACAGTACAGGACATCATCCGTGGTACACCCGGCGTAAGCGTAGGTTTCGATCCCTCTGCAAAAGGAGGAGGTACGATACGCATTCGTGGCCAGCGCTCAGTATATACTGATGGCGGACATAATGATCCTTTGCTCATACTGGATGGTATGATCTTTTACGGTGAATTGTCGGAAATAAATCCCGATGATATCGATCAGATTGACATCCTTAAAGATGCTTCTGCCGCTGCGATCTATGGCGCGAAATCCGCCAACGGTGTATTGATCATCACCACAAAGAAGGGCAAAAAAGGTAAGCCTGTTATTAACCTGACAACCAATCTCGGGTTTTCCCAAATGGCTGCCAACAGAAAGGTGTTTGGCCCCGAAGAATATATGCAATACCGCGAGGACTGGTATACTGCCGGCACCTATGGTACCAACCCTGCAACAGGCGTTTATGAACCATATATCTCCGAAACCGCTACCGCAGGTAAACCGGGATATTATGAAATGCCTACCGATAAAATGCTCAATAAATATGGTATCTCTATTGACCAATGGAGAGCCTATTCAACAAATACAAGTGGCGCATCCGATGACCGGATCCGGGCTGAACGTCTAGGTCTCCAGTTCACCACCCTGGAAAACTACCTGCAGCATAAATCCTTTGATTGGTATAAACATAGCTTTCGTACCGGCATTAACCAGGACTATAACCTGAGCGTATCCGGCGCCAGCGACAAAATTAATTACTATTTGTCTGCAGGCATGTTGTCTAATCAGGGAGTGGTGGCAGGTGATAATTACAGGGCAGTACGCTCCAACCTGAAAGTGAATGGGCAGGTGACTGACTGGCTGGATATCAGTGCCAATGTCAATTTCCAGGACCGGTCTGATGGAAATATTGCCGTGAACTGGGGATCACAGATCACTAACAACAGCCCTTTTGCGGCTTACAAAGATGAGGATGGAAACCTGGAGGTACACCCTATGGGCGATGAAATGACTGCCAGCAAAGGATATAATTTTGATTTCAATAAGCAGTATATGAAACTTGAAAGAGGCTATACTGTACTGAATACAATTTTCTCCGCTAAAGTAAAACTGCCTTTTAACATCAAATACGCTTTCAATGTTTCTCCCAGGTATCAATGGTATTACAACCGCTACTTTGAATCATCAGAGCACCCCGACTGGCTGGCCATTAATCATGGCGTAGACCGCAACTGGAGCAAACGTTTTGACTGGTCTTTGAATAATACCCTCAGCTGGGAAAAGATAATTGCACAAAAGCATACTGTCAATGTCACCCTGGTGCAGGAAGCAGAAAACAGGCAATACTGGAGCGATGTGATCAATGCACGGAATATCCTGCCCAGTGATGCACTGGGATTCCATGAAACGGGTACCGGCGACCCGCTTAACAGCAGTTTTAACACCGACGATTCTCGTGAAACGGCAGACGGTATGCTTGCACGTGTGTTTTACTCATACGATGATCGGTATATGTTAACCGCCTCTGTGCGGCGTGACGGCTACTCTGCATTTGGTACGTCTAATCCGCGGGCTACCTTTTTCTCAACAGCCATAGCCTGGACATTTACGAATGAAAACTTCTTTAAATGGAACCCATTGAGCAATGGTAAACTGCGTTTGTCCTATGGGCAGAACGGGAACAGGTCACTTGCTAATCCTTATATCGCACTGGCCAATCTTGCTAATGGCGCCACTACACAGGGATATGTCGATGCCAACGGCAATTATGCCCAATACTATTATCTGAGGATCGATCGTATGGCTAATCCTCATTTGCAATGGGAAAAGACCACCGCATACAATGCCGGATTAGACCTCGCCTTCCTGAATAACAGGATCAGCACAACACTCGATTATTATTTCATGCCCACAACAAATATGATCATGAGCCAGTCGCTGCCTGACTTTTCAGGATTTACCAGCATCACAACCAATTTAGGAGAAGTACAGAACAAAGGTTTTGAAATGTCCGTCAACATGCAAAATATAAAGACGCGCAACTTTAGCTGGAATTCCACATTTGGGTTTTCGAAATATAAAAACACTGTGAAGCACCTGTATTACCGCTACGAAGATGTATTAGATGCCAGTGGAAATGTGGTCTCCTCAAAAGAATCCGATGATATATCCAATGGATGGTTTATCGGTCAATCCATCAGTGCCATCTGGAACTACCGTGTCACAGGAATATGGCAGGTGAATGAGGCTGCTGAAGCTGCCAGGTATGGCCAAAGGCCTGGCGATCCTAAAGTCGCCAATAATTATACGGCAGACGATATTAAAAATACTGACGGAACAACAACAGCAGTGTATAATAACAGAGATAAGGAATTCCTGGGTCAGACAACAGCACCGGTTATGTGGTCATTGCGAAATGATTTTACCTGGAAAAACTTCAATCTCTCATTCAATATCTATTCTTACTGGGGCAATAAGAGCCTGAGCACTGCTTACCTGAACCAGGACAATAGTGTTTCCCAGGTTACCTATAATGCCAATACCTATGAAAAAAAATACTGGACGCTTAACAATCCCAGTGATTTCTTTGGGCGCCTCGATGCCAGAGGTCCTTCCGGTGTTGCCGCGCCTAACAGGCTTTTCGATCGGTCCTTTATCAGGTTGGATAACCTTACCATTGGGTTTGCAATGCCACAAAGGCTGCTTTCCCGGGCAAAGATCGAAAACCTGAAAATATACGCCACGGCACGCAATGTGGCTGTCTGGAAAAAAGATAAGAACTGGAACTACTGGGATATAGAAACCGGAGACATTGCGCCACGGATCTATACAATTGGATTAAACCTGACCCTCTAAAATTTACCCATGAAAAATTACTATATAATAATAATTTTCTTCCTAACGATCATTGCTGGCTGTAGTAAGAAATACCTTGATCCGGATCCGTTATCTTTTTATGAGCCGGAAAAAACCTTCTCTACCAAATCAGGACTTGATGCGGCAATCGCGATGTGCGATAAACATTTGCGTAGCTACTGGAGCTACATTACAACAAGGGATATTTCAGTACCAATAAACACCGAGTATATGTTGTCAGACATGGCCGTATCCGGTAAAACAGATGATGGAAGCATCTTCGCAGATGTGGCTACGCGCCTTACACCTACAGATGGCATGTACACGAATGATGTGAACATGATGAGCTTTTTCTGGGGAGAGACTTACAATGGCATTAAGTATGCCAATACAATCACCACGTTTATTGATAAAGTACCCGGTCTGAATGAGGCAACAAAACATGAATACATCGGCAGGGCCTACTTCCACAGGTCATTCCGTTACCTGGCCTTGTGTTTTCAGTTTAACAATGTGCCGCTGATCACCCAGATTCCATCTACGCCAAAGCAAAACTATAAAAGCACCAGCCGGGAGGCGATCCTGGAAATGATCACCAAAGATATGGAAGCTGCCGTGCAATGGGTGCCCGACCAGTCCGGTATGGCTTATATAGGAATGATCAATAAAGGCGCCTGCCGTCAGCTGCTGATCAAATGCTATCTCGCCACCGGTCAGTGGGATAAAGCAATTGCACAAGCCGATACATTGATCAATAATTCAGGTTATTCATTAATGACAGCGCCATTTGGCACCTTCGAAAGTCCGCTGGAAGCCACCTGGCATATTACCCGGAACGTGATATGGGATCTGCACCGGCCTGTGAACAAATGTATCCTGGCAAATAAAGAAGCCATACTTGCAATGCCCAACCGTGATAATACAGATGCTGCCATAAAAATGCGCAGCATGCGTAACTGGGGCCCAATGTGGAATATATCTACCCTGGTCTCACCTGCAGGAAAATTCATGCAATGCTATGCATCATCAAGTAAATCCTACCAGGCTAATCTTGATTTTAATTCAGCTGTTGGTCGCGGTATAGCCATGATCCGGCCTACCTGGTTTGCAACACAGGACCTTTGGTACGTGAATGGAATAAATGATACGGCTGATCTCCGGCACAACAGCAGGGTGGGGAACTGGGCAAGAATGGATTCCCTGAAATATAATGATCCTTCCGATGCAGCGTATTTCGGTAAAAACCTGCGACTTTACGAAGGCAGTAAAATTTTGTGTTCAGACACCATCCGTAACTGGTTCGATTGGCCGCATTATAAGGTCTTTGTAAACGACCCTGATCATATCGGTAATGCTGCAAGTAATAATAACAGGGGAGGTGCGGCAGACTGGTATTGCTATCGTCTTGCGGAGACTTATCTCCTTCGTGCTGAAGCTGAATTTTACAAAGGAGACATAGGTGCAGCAACTGCAGATGTGAATGTTGTAAGACAAAGAGCGCGATGCCAGCAGTTATGCACGACTGTCACTATTGGCGATATTGTCAATGAACGTGCACGTGAACTATGGATGGAAGAATGGCGGCACATGGAGTTAAGTCGCATATCCTACAGCCTGGCCCTGAGTGGCAAGCCTGATGAATGGGGCAATACCTACAATGCAGCAACCCTTTCTGACAACAGTTACTGGTATCAGCGCATACAGCACTACAGCAATTACTACAACAAAAACAAAGTGACCGTAAAGGGCAGATCCTATACAATGGCTCCTCATAACATCTATTGGCCAATCCCTCAATCAGCTATTGATGCCAACCTCTATGGGAAACTAAGCCAGAATCCTGGCTATAACGGTTATACCCCTGGAACAGAGATGTGGACGAAATGGGAAGATGCTGTAAATGACGAAGATAAAAAGTAAGCAGGAACAAAAAATGCTTACTCCCTTGGCAATGAATTCGCATATTCATTCGGTGACATTTTGAAATATTTCGAAAAATTACGGCTGAAAAGGCTTTGCGAGCTATAACCCACCATCTTTGAAATTTCATACAATGAAAATTCATTGCAGGCAATTAAAGTAGCCGCTTTTTTAAGGCGCGTAAGGTCAATTAGTTCTTTTGGAGATAGTGAGGATAAGAATTTGATCTTTCGATACAGTGTAGTGCGGCTCATGAACATGTGCCCGGCAAGCATATCAATATCAATGTTAGGGTCTTTAATATTGTTGCTGATATATTCGTCCAGTTTCTTCAGAAAGGCTTCATCTGTTTTGGAATGTGCCATTATCCTTACATCTTCAAAAGGCGAACTGGCAAAATGCTCTTTTATTTTACGGCGGTTTGTAAGCAGGTTGGCAATCTGGATCTGCAGCAACTCTGTAGAGAATGGTTTTTGGATATAAGCATCTGCACCTACTTCCAGCCCTTCTATGTGCGCTTGATGGGTGTTCCTGGATGTTAGTAAAATAACAGGGATATGACAGTATTCCACATTGGATTTAATGAGCTTGCACAACTCAAGCCCGTCAATACCCGGCATCATAATATCAGATATGATGAGGTGGATGATCTCTTTGTCTAAAATGCTTTGTGCAATTTCTCCGTCGGCAGCAAGATGCAAGGTATAGGAGTCTTTTAAAACTACAGACAGGAACTCCAGGATATCTTCATTATCGTCAATAATAAGAATACTTTCAGTCATACTATTTTATCTTTTTCCAATTGCTTAATTGAAATTCAAACTTTTGATGTATGGGCAATTGTAGCTCAAAAATAACAATGTCAGCATCGCCGCTGATCAATCGCAAGGACCCATTATGCAACTCAGTGAGCGATTTGGCCAGCGACAGACCGATACCGGTTCCCGGCTTGTTATTACCTCTCACCCTTACAAAGGGCTTAAAGATCTCATCTCTGAATTCATCGGGTATGCCTTTACCATCGTTGTGAAACCTGATGGTAAAATATTCATCGGTATCGTTTACAGTGTGTATGTTGATCGTGGCGCTGCGAGCTGCGTATTTAACGGCATTTGACAGGATGTTGCTGCAGATTTTAACGAATGCCTCTCTGTCTACAAAGGCAATAAATTGTTTTTCCGGTAATACTATAGCCAGGTCAATGTTGTTCCTGGCCGCTTGTTCTCTAAAGCTCGTTAGCAGATCACTTATCAATGCAACAATATCAGTTTTTACAAAGTTAAGGCTGAACTGATTCACCTCTGTTTTTCTGAAATCCAGTAATTGGCTGGTCAGTTCTGTGAGC from Chitinophaga filiformis carries:
- a CDS encoding glycoside hydrolase family 105 protein; the protein is MRKIFFSLLTILSFQFASAQQNSFTTFPKGAAPEDVGKRLAYHFVDGRHELYAGQYIHYAEVCTWNGALDYALKTKDQKLIKLLQDKFEPFFTREKPLLPPKNHVDYNMFGSVALKLYQITKDERYKTIGLAYADSQWELPDNAKPEEKSWADKGYSWQTRLWIDDMYMITVVQNEAYKVTGDRKYIDRAAKEMVLYLDRLQRPNGLFYHAPDVPYIWARGAGWMAVGMPDLLRDLPEDHKDRPRIMEGYLAMMKSLKEYQRPDGMWNQLIDQADFWPETSGTAMFTYAFITGVQQGWLDAAVYAPAARKAWLAMVAHIDERNNVTEVCIGTGKKNDKQYYHDRPRNAGDLHGQAPYLWCAAALLGK
- a CDS encoding SusC/RagA family TonB-linked outer membrane protein; the protein is MEQNYTKTNSPLHKRYLMPVLLFLLFPFYVAAQNQVITGRVTDSLGNGIAGVTIAVKGTTVIANSDASGNFSIQAGKGVPLRASHVSYITKEVVPVGKTLTIILQQATNDLNNVVVIGYGTMKKKDLTGAISSIRPNKIADENPKTVQDIIRGTPGVSVGFDPSAKGGGTIRIRGQRSVYTDGGHNDPLLILDGMIFYGELSEINPDDIDQIDILKDASAAAIYGAKSANGVLIITTKKGKKGKPVINLTTNLGFSQMAANRKVFGPEEYMQYREDWYTAGTYGTNPATGVYEPYISETATAGKPGYYEMPTDKMLNKYGISIDQWRAYSTNTSGASDDRIRAERLGLQFTTLENYLQHKSFDWYKHSFRTGINQDYNLSVSGASDKINYYLSAGMLSNQGVVAGDNYRAVRSNLKVNGQVTDWLDISANVNFQDRSDGNIAVNWGSQITNNSPFAAYKDEDGNLEVHPMGDEMTASKGYNFDFNKQYMKLERGYTVLNTIFSAKVKLPFNIKYAFNVSPRYQWYYNRYFESSEHPDWLAINHGVDRNWSKRFDWSLNNTLSWEKIIAQKHTVNVTLVQEAENRQYWSDVINARNILPSDALGFHETGTGDPLNSSFNTDDSRETADGMLARVFYSYDDRYMLTASVRRDGYSAFGTSNPRATFFSTAIAWTFTNENFFKWNPLSNGKLRLSYGQNGNRSLANPYIALANLANGATTQGYVDANGNYAQYYYLRIDRMANPHLQWEKTTAYNAGLDLAFLNNRISTTLDYYFMPTTNMIMSQSLPDFSGFTSITTNLGEVQNKGFEMSVNMQNIKTRNFSWNSTFGFSKYKNTVKHLYYRYEDVLDASGNVVSSKESDDISNGWFIGQSISAIWNYRVTGIWQVNEAAEAARYGQRPGDPKVANNYTADDIKNTDGTTTAVYNNRDKEFLGQTTAPVMWSLRNDFTWKNFNLSFNIYSYWGNKSLSTAYLNQDNSVSQVTYNANTYEKKYWTLNNPSDFFGRLDARGPSGVAAPNRLFDRSFIRLDNLTIGFAMPQRLLSRAKIENLKIYATARNVAVWKKDKNWNYWDIETGDIAPRIYTIGLNLTL
- a CDS encoding RagB/SusD family nutrient uptake outer membrane protein encodes the protein MKNYYIIIIFFLTIIAGCSKKYLDPDPLSFYEPEKTFSTKSGLDAAIAMCDKHLRSYWSYITTRDISVPINTEYMLSDMAVSGKTDDGSIFADVATRLTPTDGMYTNDVNMMSFFWGETYNGIKYANTITTFIDKVPGLNEATKHEYIGRAYFHRSFRYLALCFQFNNVPLITQIPSTPKQNYKSTSREAILEMITKDMEAAVQWVPDQSGMAYIGMINKGACRQLLIKCYLATGQWDKAIAQADTLINNSGYSLMTAPFGTFESPLEATWHITRNVIWDLHRPVNKCILANKEAILAMPNRDNTDAAIKMRSMRNWGPMWNISTLVSPAGKFMQCYASSSKSYQANLDFNSAVGRGIAMIRPTWFATQDLWYVNGINDTADLRHNSRVGNWARMDSLKYNDPSDAAYFGKNLRLYEGSKILCSDTIRNWFDWPHYKVFVNDPDHIGNAASNNNRGGAADWYCYRLAETYLLRAEAEFYKGDIGAATADVNVVRQRARCQQLCTTVTIGDIVNERARELWMEEWRHMELSRISYSLALSGKPDEWGNTYNAATLSDNSYWYQRIQHYSNYYNKNKVTVKGRSYTMAPHNIYWPIPQSAIDANLYGKLSQNPGYNGYTPGTEMWTKWEDAVNDEDKK
- a CDS encoding response regulator, producing the protein MTESILIIDDNEDILEFLSVVLKDSYTLHLAADGEIAQSILDKEIIHLIISDIMMPGIDGLELCKLIKSNVEYCHIPVILLTSRNTHQAHIEGLEVGADAYIQKPFSTELLQIQIANLLTNRRKIKEHFASSPFEDVRIMAHSKTDEAFLKKLDEYISNNIKDPNIDIDMLAGHMFMSRTTLYRKIKFLSSLSPKELIDLTRLKKAATLIACNEFSLYEISKMVGYSSQSLFSRNFSKYFKMSPNEYANSLPRE